The genomic interval CCCCCACAGTGACGGTAAGTATGCCTTTTGCTCCGGCGGCGACCAGAGCGTGCGCGGCCACGGCGGCTACGTGGACGAGGGTGGCGTGCCCCGGCTGAACGTGCTGGATTTGCAGCGGCTGATCCGCTCCATGCCCAAGGTGGTGATTGCCCTGGTGGCGGGCTATGCGATCGGCGGCGGCCATGTGCTGCACGTAGTTTGTGACCTGACTATTGCCGCTGATAATGCCGTGTTTGGCCAAACCGGGCCTAAAGTGGGCAGTTTTGACGGCGGCTTTGGCGCTAGCTACCTGGCCCGTATGGTGGGCCAGAAGAAGGCCCGCGAGATCTGGTACCTGTGCCGCCAGTACAGCGCCCAGGAGGCCCTGGATATGGGCATGGTGAACTGCGTGGTGCCGGTGGATCAGCTCGAAGCCGAGGGGGTGCAGTGGGCCCAGGAAATTCTAGAGAAAAGCCCGATCGCCATTCGCTGCCTGAAGGCGGCCTTTAACGCCGACTGCGATGGCCAGGCGGGGCTGCAAGAGCTGGCGGGCAACGCCACCCTGCTCTACTACATGACCGAGGAAGGGGCTGAGGGCAAGCAGGCGTTTCTGGAGAAGCGTAAGCCGGATTTTCGGCAATATCCCTGGCTGCCGTAGGGAAGTGGATGGGTGGATGGGTGGATGGGGAGGCGTAGGGTGGGCATTGCCCATCATTCCCAACTGGGGCGATCGCGCTAAACTCGTACAAACAACAGGACGATCGCCCAGTATCGCCAGGGCCAAACCGTCGATCATGCTCAGAGCAACTGATCAAAATCTTTGGGTGGCTGAGCAGCCCTTCCGCTACTTTGGCCTGGGCATTGGCACCCGGATGACGGTGGTGCGGCTGGGCAGTGACGAGCTGGTGGTGATTTCGCCAATTCAGGTGAGTGAGGCGCTGGCGGGGGAGCTAGATGCCCTGGGGACCGTCGCCCATATTATTGCGCCGAACCTGTATCACTACCGGTTTGCTGCTGAGTGCAAGGCGGCATACCCAGGGGCGACATTTTGGGCGACGGCGGGGCTGCGGGTGAAAAGACCAGAGCTGGCGATCGATCGCGCGATTTGCCACAGGCAAGGCTTCGCCAACGCCGCCGATGCGGTCAGCCCCTGGCCGGGCCTGGAGTACCTGTTTTTTGACGGGTTCAAAACCCTGGCCCCCAGCGGCCCTGACCCGCTGGAGGAGTGGGTGTTTTTCCACAGTGCCAGCCGCACGCTGATTTTGACCGATACCGCCTTTTGCTTTGACGAAAGCTTTCCCTGGCTGACGCAGCTGGTGACGAAGGTAGGCGGCGGCTACAAATACTTGAGCCCGTCCCTGCTGGAGCGGGTAGCAACAACCGAGAAAGCCAAGGTCAAAGCCGCCGTGGAGCAGGTGTTGGGCTGGGATTTTGAGCGGGTGA from Leptolyngbya sp. KIOST-1 carries:
- the menB gene encoding 1,4-dihydroxy-2-naphthoyl-CoA synthase; the protein is MQVAWQDVKPYEDIIYQKADGIAKITINRPHKRNAFRPKTIVELYEAFANAREDSRIGVVLLTGAGPHSDGKYAFCSGGDQSVRGHGGYVDEGGVPRLNVLDLQRLIRSMPKVVIALVAGYAIGGGHVLHVVCDLTIAADNAVFGQTGPKVGSFDGGFGASYLARMVGQKKAREIWYLCRQYSAQEALDMGMVNCVVPVDQLEAEGVQWAQEILEKSPIAIRCLKAAFNADCDGQAGLQELAGNATLLYYMTEEGAEGKQAFLEKRKPDFRQYPWLP
- a CDS encoding DUF4336 domain-containing protein, translated to MLRATDQNLWVAEQPFRYFGLGIGTRMTVVRLGSDELVVISPIQVSEALAGELDALGTVAHIIAPNLYHYRFAAECKAAYPGATFWATAGLRVKRPELAIDRAICHRQGFANAADAVSPWPGLEYLFFDGFKTLAPSGPDPLEEWVFFHSASRTLILTDTAFCFDESFPWLTQLVTKVGGGYKYLSPSLLERVATTEKAKVKAAVEQVLGWDFERVIVGHGRVVDRDGKAQFKRGYENFLGCSLR